A genomic region of Pseudomonas abietaniphila contains the following coding sequences:
- a CDS encoding glycosyltransferase family 2 protein: MPSRKFGLNLVVVVAIAAMFTGFWALINRPVTAPNWPEQISGFSYSPFRLGQSPQKGVYPSDDEMRQDLELMSKETDNIRIYSVDGSLKDIPKLAEEFGLRVTLGIWISPDLERNEREINTAIELANTTRSVVRVVVGNEALFREEITPKDLIAILDRVRAAVKVPVTTSEQWHIWEKYPELGKHVDLIAAHILPYWEHIPMEKAGQFVFDRARELKHMFPKKPLLLSEVGWPSNGHMRGGADATQADQAIYLRTLVNKLNRQGFNYFVIEAFDQPWKASDEGSVGAYWGVFNAARQQKFNFEGPVVAIPQWRVLAIGSAVLAMLALALMLIDGSALRQRGRTFLTFIAFLCGSVLVWIGYDYSQQYSTWFSLLVGFLLALGAFGVFIVLLTEAHELAEAVWTHKRRREFLPVETDTAYRPKVSVHVPCYNEPPEMVKQTLNALAALDYPDFEVLLIDNNTKDPAVWEPVKAHCEMLGERFKFFHVAPLAGFKGGALNYLIPHTAPDAEVIAVIDSDYCVDRNWLKHMVPHFADPKIAVVQSPQDYRDQHESAFKKLCYSEYKGFFHIGMVTRNDRDAIIQHGTMTMTRRSVLEELGWADWCICEDAELGLRVFEKGYSAAYAHNSYGKGLMPDTFIDFKKQRFRWAYGAIQIIKRHAASLLRGKGTELTRGQRYHFLAGWLPWVADGMNIFFTVGALLWSSAMIIVPNRVDPPLLIFAIPPLALFFFKVGKIIFLYRRAVGVNLKDALYAALAGLALSHTIAKAVLYGFFTTSIPFFRTPKNADSHGLLVAISEAREELFIMLLLWGAALGICLVQGLPSNDMRFWVTMLLVQSLPYLAALIMAFLSSLPKPKTATEPATA, translated from the coding sequence ATGCCATCGCGTAAATTTGGACTCAACCTGGTAGTCGTCGTGGCGATCGCCGCGATGTTTACCGGTTTCTGGGCGTTGATCAACCGCCCCGTCACCGCCCCCAACTGGCCTGAACAGATCTCCGGATTCTCCTACTCACCCTTCCGACTGGGGCAAAGCCCACAAAAAGGCGTGTACCCGTCCGACGACGAAATGCGTCAGGATCTGGAGCTCATGAGTAAAGAGACTGACAACATCCGCATTTATTCGGTGGATGGCAGCCTCAAGGACATCCCCAAACTGGCCGAAGAATTTGGCCTGCGTGTCACGCTGGGCATCTGGATCAGCCCGGATCTGGAGCGCAACGAACGGGAAATCAACACCGCCATCGAGCTGGCCAACACCACTCGCAGCGTCGTTCGCGTCGTGGTGGGCAACGAGGCGCTGTTTCGCGAGGAGATCACCCCCAAGGACCTGATCGCGATCCTCGACCGCGTCCGCGCAGCGGTAAAAGTGCCGGTCACCACGTCCGAGCAATGGCACATCTGGGAGAAATACCCGGAGCTCGGCAAGCACGTCGATCTGATCGCCGCGCACATCCTGCCCTATTGGGAACACATCCCGATGGAGAAAGCCGGGCAGTTCGTCTTCGACCGGGCGCGGGAGCTGAAGCACATGTTCCCGAAAAAGCCTTTGCTGCTGTCGGAAGTCGGCTGGCCGAGTAATGGCCACATGCGCGGTGGAGCCGATGCGACGCAGGCCGATCAGGCGATTTACCTGCGCACACTGGTCAACAAACTCAACCGTCAGGGCTTCAACTACTTCGTGATCGAGGCCTTCGACCAGCCGTGGAAGGCCAGCGACGAAGGGTCGGTCGGCGCGTACTGGGGCGTGTTCAACGCAGCGCGCCAGCAGAAATTCAACTTCGAAGGTCCGGTGGTCGCGATCCCGCAATGGCGAGTATTGGCCATCGGCTCCGCGGTGTTGGCGATGCTGGCACTGGCCTTGATGCTGATCGATGGCTCGGCCCTGCGCCAGCGCGGTCGGACCTTTCTGACGTTTATCGCGTTCCTTTGCGGTTCGGTGCTGGTGTGGATCGGCTACGACTACAGCCAGCAGTACAGCACCTGGTTCAGCCTGCTGGTCGGGTTCCTTCTGGCGCTCGGTGCATTCGGGGTCTTCATCGTGTTGCTGACCGAGGCGCACGAGCTGGCCGAAGCGGTCTGGACCCACAAGCGGCGGCGTGAATTCCTGCCGGTTGAGACGGATACCGCCTACAGGCCGAAAGTCTCGGTGCATGTGCCCTGCTACAACGAGCCGCCGGAGATGGTCAAACAGACCCTCAACGCCCTGGCCGCACTGGATTATCCGGATTTCGAAGTGTTGCTGATCGACAACAACACCAAGGACCCGGCCGTCTGGGAACCCGTGAAGGCCCATTGCGAGATGCTCGGCGAGCGCTTCAAGTTCTTTCACGTCGCGCCACTGGCCGGTTTCAAGGGCGGTGCGCTGAACTACCTGATTCCGCACACCGCGCCGGACGCCGAAGTGATCGCGGTGATCGACTCGGACTACTGCGTCGACCGCAACTGGCTCAAGCACATGGTCCCGCACTTCGCCGACCCGAAAATTGCCGTCGTGCAGTCGCCGCAGGACTACCGCGATCAGCATGAAAGCGCGTTCAAGAAGCTGTGCTATTCGGAATACAAAGGTTTCTTCCACATCGGCATGGTCACCCGCAACGATCGTGACGCGATCATTCAGCACGGCACGATGACCATGACCCGTCGTTCGGTGCTGGAAGAACTGGGCTGGGCCGACTGGTGCATCTGTGAAGACGCCGAGCTGGGCCTGCGCGTCTTCGAAAAAGGCTATTCAGCCGCCTACGCCCACAACAGCTACGGCAAGGGCCTGATGCCGGACACCTTCATCGACTTCAAGAAACAGCGTTTCCGCTGGGCCTATGGCGCGATTCAGATCATCAAGCGTCATGCCGCCAGCCTGCTGCGCGGCAAGGGCACCGAATTGACCCGTGGTCAGCGCTATCACTTCCTCGCGGGCTGGCTGCCGTGGGTCGCCGACGGCATGAACATCTTCTTCACGGTCGGCGCGCTGTTGTGGTCGTCGGCGATGATCATCGTGCCCAACCGGGTCGATCCGCCCTTGCTGATTTTCGCGATTCCGCCGCTGGCGCTGTTCTTCTTCAAGGTCGGCAAGATCATCTTCCTGTACCGTCGCGCCGTCGGCGTGAACCTCAAGGATGCGCTCTACGCCGCGCTGGCCGGGCTGGCGTTGTCGCACACCATCGCCAAGGCCGTGTTGTATGGCTTCTTCACCACCAGCATCCCGTTCTTCCGCACGCCTAAAAATGCGGACAGCCACGGTCTGCTGGTCGCGATTTCCGAGGCGCGGGAAGAGCTGTTCATCATGTTGCTGTTGTGGGGCGCGGCGCTGGGCATCTGCCTGGTGCAGGGTCTGCCGAGCAATGACATGCGTTTCTGGGTGACCATGCTGCTGGTGCAATCGCTGCCGTATCTGGCCGCGCTGATCATGGCTTTCCTGTCCTCGCTGCCGAAACCGAAGACGGCGACCGAGCCCGCGACGGCCTGA
- a CDS encoding putative RNA methyltransferase, which produces MLTCPICSAPLDAADNGVVCPVGHRFDRARQGYLNLLPVQHKNSRDPGDNQAMVEARRDFLNAGHYAPVAKRLAELAAERHPAHWLDIGCGEGYYTAQIATALPDADGYALDISREAVKRACKRNPDLTWLIASMARVPLPDASVQFIASVFSPLDWSEAKRLLSPGGGLMRVGPTKEHLMELRQRLYDEVRDYADDKHLALVPEGMTLQHSETLTFKLTLVDGPARANLLAMTPHGWRASAERRASVIEQAEPFETTVSMRYDYFVLQ; this is translated from the coding sequence ATGCTGACCTGCCCGATCTGTTCAGCGCCGCTCGACGCAGCGGACAACGGCGTGGTGTGCCCGGTGGGCCACCGCTTCGACCGCGCCCGCCAGGGTTACCTGAACCTGCTGCCGGTCCAGCACAAAAACAGCCGCGACCCCGGCGACAATCAGGCGATGGTCGAGGCACGCCGCGACTTTCTCAACGCCGGGCACTACGCCCCGGTGGCTAAACGTCTGGCCGAGCTGGCCGCCGAGCGTCACCCTGCGCATTGGCTCGACATCGGCTGCGGTGAGGGTTACTACACCGCGCAGATCGCGACTGCCCTGCCCGATGCCGACGGCTATGCGCTGGATATCTCGCGGGAAGCGGTCAAGCGCGCCTGCAAGCGTAATCCTGATTTGACGTGGTTGATTGCCAGCATGGCCCGCGTGCCGCTGCCCGACGCCAGCGTCCAGTTCATCGCCAGCGTGTTCAGCCCGCTGGACTGGTCAGAAGCCAAGCGCCTGCTGTCGCCTGGCGGTGGCTTGATGCGTGTAGGGCCGACCAAAGAACACCTGATGGAATTGCGTCAACGCCTGTACGACGAAGTCCGTGACTACGCGGACGACAAGCACCTGGCGTTGGTCCCTGAGGGCATGACCTTGCAGCACAGCGAAACCCTGACGTTCAAGCTGACGCTGGTCGATGGTCCGGCCCGTGCGAATCTGCTGGCGATGACGCCCCACGGTTGGCGCGCCAGTGCCGAGCGCCGGGCAAGCGTGATCGAACAGGCCGAGCCGTTCGAGACCACGGTGTCGATGCGTTACGATTATTTCGTTCTGCAATGA
- a CDS encoding SufE family protein, protein MTLPDEARTALETFGSSLSWEQRARLLMQWGDRLPAMADDEKSDEHLVDGCESKVWLLGDVVDGHWQFRAASDARLIRGLVALLLARVNGLTAQDLHQVDLPIWFNQLGLSRQLSPSRSNGLNAVLQKMRELAG, encoded by the coding sequence ATGACTTTGCCCGATGAGGCCCGGACCGCGCTTGAAACGTTCGGCTCCTCGCTGAGCTGGGAGCAGCGTGCGCGCCTGCTCATGCAGTGGGGCGACCGGTTGCCGGCCATGGCGGATGACGAAAAGAGCGACGAGCATCTCGTGGACGGTTGCGAGAGCAAGGTCTGGCTACTCGGCGATGTCGTCGACGGTCACTGGCAGTTTCGTGCTGCGAGCGATGCGCGGTTGATTCGCGGGCTGGTGGCGCTGTTGCTGGCACGGGTCAACGGTCTGACGGCGCAGGATCTGCACCAGGTCGACCTGCCGATCTGGTTCAATCAATTGGGCTTGAGCCGCCAGCTGTCACCGTCACGCAGCAACGGCCTCAATGCGGTGCTGCAGAAGATGCGGGAATTGGCGGGTTGA
- the dapE gene encoding succinyl-diaminopimelate desuccinylase, with product MTAPADLSPTLQLACDLIRRPSVTPLDADCQAVMMKRLGDAGFMLEPMRIEDVDNFWATHGTQDGPVLCFAGHTDVVPTGPVKAWQNDPFDALIDENGMLCGRGAADMKGSLASMIIATERFVADYPNHKGKVAYLITSDEEGPAHHGTKAVIERLAARKERLDWCIVGEPSSTTLVGDVVKNGRRGSLGATLTVKGIQGHVAYPHLAKNPIHLASPALAELAAEHWDEGNAFFPPTSFQISNLNSGTGATNVIPGDLTAVFNFRFSTESTVEGLQKRVADILDKHGLDWHVEWALSGLPFLTEPGALLDAVSASIKTVTGRDTKPSTSGGTSDGRFIATLGTQVVELGPVNATIHQVNERILASDLDVLTEIYYQTLVKLLV from the coding sequence ATGACAGCCCCAGCCGACCTCTCGCCCACTCTGCAACTCGCCTGCGACCTGATCCGTCGCCCATCGGTCACGCCGCTCGACGCCGACTGTCAGGCCGTGATGATGAAACGTCTGGGCGATGCGGGTTTCATGCTGGAACCCATGCGCATCGAGGACGTGGATAACTTCTGGGCCACTCACGGCACGCAGGACGGTCCGGTGCTGTGCTTCGCCGGCCACACCGACGTGGTGCCGACCGGCCCGGTCAAGGCTTGGCAGAACGACCCGTTCGACGCTCTGATCGATGAAAACGGCATGCTGTGCGGCCGTGGCGCGGCGGACATGAAGGGCAGCCTGGCGTCGATGATCATCGCCACCGAGCGCTTCGTCGCCGATTACCCGAATCACAAAGGCAAAGTCGCGTACCTGATCACCAGCGACGAAGAAGGCCCGGCGCACCACGGCACCAAAGCCGTGATCGAACGCCTGGCCGCCCGCAAAGAGCGTCTGGACTGGTGCATCGTCGGCGAACCGTCGAGCACCACGCTCGTCGGCGACGTGGTCAAGAACGGCCGTCGTGGCTCGCTCGGCGCCACGTTGACCGTCAAAGGCATCCAGGGTCATGTGGCCTATCCGCACCTGGCCAAGAACCCTATTCATCTGGCGTCCCCGGCCCTGGCCGAACTGGCGGCGGAACACTGGGACGAAGGCAATGCATTCTTCCCGCCAACCAGTTTCCAGATCTCCAACCTGAACTCGGGGACTGGCGCGACCAACGTGATTCCAGGTGACCTGACGGCGGTGTTCAACTTCCGCTTTTCCACCGAATCGACGGTCGAAGGCCTGCAAAAGCGCGTCGCCGACATCCTCGACAAACATGGCCTGGACTGGCACGTGGAGTGGGCGTTGTCAGGTCTGCCGTTTCTGACCGAGCCTGGCGCATTGCTCGACGCGGTGTCGGCCAGCATCAAGACCGTCACCGGTCGCGACACAAAACCGTCCACCAGCGGCGGTACGTCGGACGGGCGCTTTATCGCAACCCTGGGCACGCAGGTGGTTGAGCTGGGCCCGGTCAACGCGACCATTCACCAGGTCAACGAACGCATTCTGGCCAGCGATCTCGACGTGCTCACCGAGATCTACTACCAGACCCTGGTCAAGTTGCTCGTCTGA
- the tcdA gene encoding tRNA cyclic N6-threonylcarbamoyladenosine(37) synthase TcdA, producing the protein MVMSTEDPRFAGVARLYGIEGLERLRAAHVAVVGIGGVGSWAAEAMARCGVGEISLFDMDDVCVSNSNRQLHALTSTVGRPKVEVMADRLREINPDCTVHAVADFVTRETMAEYITPNIDCVLDCIDSVNAKAALIAWCKRRKIQIITTGGAGGQIDPTLIQVCDLNRTYNDPLASKVRSTLRRDYGFSRTVTRHYSVPCVFSTEQLRYPKPDGSICLQKSFVGDGVKLDCAGGFGAVMMVTATFGMVAATKAVDKIVAGVRRPADRAKAKEEAQP; encoded by the coding sequence TTGGTCATGAGCACAGAAGATCCGCGGTTTGCTGGCGTCGCCCGTTTGTACGGCATCGAAGGCCTGGAGCGCTTGCGCGCCGCCCATGTCGCGGTGGTCGGCATTGGCGGCGTCGGTTCGTGGGCTGCGGAAGCCATGGCCCGCTGCGGCGTGGGCGAGATATCGCTGTTCGACATGGACGACGTCTGCGTCAGCAACAGCAATCGCCAGCTGCATGCCCTGACCAGCACCGTCGGTCGGCCCAAGGTTGAGGTCATGGCCGACCGTCTGCGTGAAATCAACCCGGATTGCACCGTGCACGCCGTGGCCGATTTCGTCACCCGCGAGACCATGGCCGAGTACATCACGCCGAACATCGACTGCGTGCTTGATTGCATCGACAGCGTCAACGCCAAGGCGGCGCTGATCGCCTGGTGCAAGCGGCGCAAGATCCAGATCATCACCACAGGCGGTGCGGGCGGGCAGATCGACCCGACGCTGATCCAAGTGTGTGACCTCAACCGCACCTACAACGACCCGCTGGCCTCAAAAGTGCGTTCAACCCTGCGCCGCGATTACGGGTTTTCGCGCACGGTCACTCGTCATTACAGCGTGCCGTGCGTGTTTTCGACCGAACAACTGCGCTACCCGAAGCCGGACGGCAGCATCTGTCTTCAGAAAAGCTTTGTGGGCGACGGCGTGAAGCTGGATTGCGCCGGTGGATTTGGCGCGGTGATGATGGTGACTGCCACCTTCGGAATGGTGGCGGCGACCAAAGCGGTGGACAAGATCGTCGCGGGCGTGAGGCGCCCGGCTGATCGGGCCAAGGCGAAGGAAGAAGCTCAGCCCTGA
- the plsB gene encoding glycerol-3-phosphate 1-O-acyltransferase PlsB, whose translation MTRSPFRRLVFGTLRRLLYLWVRSETINQSSFTLNLDRSRPVFYALQNPSLSDLAVLDTECRKAGLPRPVLPVVVGNLTEPAAFFYLTPEPDWLGRQDKRGAPPVLERLVGAVSQNAAEDAQIIPVSVFWGQSPDKEDSPWKLLFADSWAVTGRLRRFVTILILGRKTRVQFSAPVHLRELVDENKGYERTVRMAQRLLRVHFRNLKTATIGPDLSHRRNLVKGLVADPLVKQAILDEAAREKIPEAKAREKALHYGNEIASDYTYTAIRFLEVVLSWFWNKIYDGIKVSHLEGVQNVAQGNEIIYVPCHRSHIDYLLLSYLLFRNGLTPPHIAAGINLNMPVIGGLLRRGGAFFMRRTFKGNPLYTAVFNEYLHTLFTKGFPVEYFVEGGRSRTGRMLQPKTGMLAITMRSFLRNSRTPIVFVPVYIGYERVLEGRTYLGELRGAAKKKESIFDIFKVIGALKQRFGQVSVNFGEPIKLADFLDHEQPDWRAQELGPVFKPAWLNETTHRLGERVARHLNEAAAINPVNLVALALLSTPKHALDDQALARVLDLYLTLLRAVPYSPHTTLPEGDGRALIEHVKGMDLLSEQKDALGKILYLDEQNAVLMTYYRNNVLHIFALPSLLASFFQSSSRMSREQVLRYARALYPYLQAELFIRWSLDELDAVIDQWLAAFVEQGLLRFENDVYLRPAPSSRHFVLLTVLSRAIAQTLQRFYMSISLLLNSGQHTLTAEELEDLCTIMAQRLSILHGLNAPEFFDKSLFRHFIQTLLDQDVLRKDEGGKLGYHELLGELAEGAAKRVLPAEIRLSIRQVALHRNEEVVETDPSV comes from the coding sequence ATGACCCGTTCCCCGTTCCGTCGTCTTGTGTTTGGCACCCTGCGTCGCTTGCTGTACCTGTGGGTGCGTTCGGAGACCATCAATCAGTCGTCGTTCACCCTCAATCTGGACCGCAGCCGTCCGGTGTTTTATGCCCTGCAGAATCCATCGCTGAGCGACCTTGCCGTACTCGACACCGAGTGCCGAAAGGCCGGTCTGCCGCGCCCTGTCCTGCCAGTCGTGGTGGGCAACCTGACCGAGCCTGCCGCATTCTTCTACCTGACGCCCGAGCCTGACTGGCTGGGCCGTCAGGACAAACGCGGCGCGCCGCCTGTTCTTGAACGTCTGGTCGGTGCGGTCTCGCAGAACGCTGCCGAAGACGCGCAGATCATTCCCGTCAGCGTGTTCTGGGGCCAATCGCCGGACAAGGAAGACAGCCCCTGGAAGCTGCTGTTCGCCGACAGTTGGGCCGTCACCGGGCGCCTGCGCCGTTTCGTCACGATCCTAATTCTGGGTCGCAAGACCCGCGTGCAGTTTTCCGCCCCCGTCCACCTGCGCGAACTGGTCGACGAGAACAAAGGCTACGAGCGCACGGTGCGCATGGCCCAGCGTCTGCTGCGCGTGCATTTCCGCAACCTCAAGACCGCCACCATCGGCCCCGATCTTTCGCACCGCCGCAATCTGGTGAAAGGCCTGGTTGCCGACCCTTTGGTCAAACAGGCCATCCTCGACGAAGCCGCACGGGAGAAAATTCCTGAAGCCAAGGCCCGCGAGAAAGCCCTGCACTACGGCAACGAAATCGCCTCGGATTACACCTACACCGCGATCCGCTTTCTGGAAGTGGTGCTGAGCTGGTTCTGGAACAAGATCTACGACGGCATCAAGGTCAGCCATCTGGAAGGCGTGCAGAACGTCGCCCAAGGCAACGAGATCATCTATGTGCCCTGCCACCGCAGCCACATCGACTACCTGCTGCTTTCCTACCTGCTGTTCCGCAACGGGCTGACGCCGCCGCACATTGCGGCCGGCATCAACCTGAACATGCCGGTCATCGGCGGCCTGCTGCGGCGTGGCGGTGCGTTCTTCATGCGCCGTACGTTCAAAGGCAACCCGCTGTACACCGCCGTCTTCAACGAATACCTGCACACGTTGTTCACCAAGGGCTTCCCGGTGGAGTACTTCGTGGAAGGCGGACGTTCGCGCACCGGGCGCATGCTGCAACCCAAGACCGGCATGCTCGCGATCACGATGCGCAGCTTTCTGCGCAACTCACGCACGCCGATCGTGTTCGTCCCCGTGTACATCGGGTACGAGCGCGTGCTCGAGGGTCGTACGTACCTTGGCGAGTTGCGCGGCGCGGCGAAGAAGAAAGAATCGATCTTCGACATTTTCAAAGTCATCGGCGCGCTCAAGCAGCGTTTCGGGCAGGTGTCGGTCAACTTCGGCGAGCCGATCAAACTGGCCGACTTCCTCGACCACGAACAACCGGACTGGCGTGCTCAGGAACTGGGCCCGGTCTTCAAACCCGCATGGCTGAACGAGACCACTCACCGTTTGGGCGAACGCGTCGCCCGGCACCTGAACGAAGCGGCGGCGATCAATCCGGTCAACCTGGTGGCGCTGGCCCTGCTGTCGACGCCCAAACATGCCCTGGACGATCAAGCCCTGGCGCGCGTGCTCGACCTGTACCTGACGCTGCTGCGCGCAGTGCCCTACTCCCCGCACACCACGCTGCCCGAAGGGGATGGCCGTGCGTTGATCGAGCACGTGAAAGGCATGGACTTGCTGTCCGAGCAGAAAGACGCGCTGGGCAAGATTCTGTACCTGGACGAGCAGAACGCCGTCCTGATGACGTACTACCGCAACAACGTGCTGCACATCTTCGCGCTGCCCTCCTTGCTCGCGAGTTTCTTCCAGAGCTCGTCGCGCATGAGCCGGGAACAGGTCCTGCGCTACGCGCGCGCGCTTTACCCGTACCTGCAAGCCGAGCTGTTCATTCGCTGGTCGCTGGACGAACTGGATGCCGTGATCGATCAATGGCTGGCGGCGTTCGTCGAACAAGGCCTGCTTCGTTTCGAGAACGATGTCTACCTGCGCCCTGCGCCGAGTTCGCGCCATTTTGTGTTGCTGACCGTGCTGTCGCGCGCCATCGCTCAGACCCTGCAACGCTTCTACATGTCGATTTCGCTGCTGCTCAACAGCGGCCAGCACACGCTGACGGCTGAAGAACTGGAAGACCTGTGCACGATCATGGCCCAGCGCCTGTCGATCCTGCACGGCCTGAACGCGCCGGAATTCTTCGACAAAAGCCTGTTCCGCCACTTCATCCAGACGCTGCTCGACCAGGACGTGCTGCGCAAGGACGAGGGCGGCAAACTGGGTTATCACGAGCTGTTGGGCGAACTGGCCGAAGGCGCGGCCAAGCGCGTACTGCCCGCCGAAATTCGCTTATCGATTCGCCAGGTGGCACTGCATCGCAATGAAGAGGTCGTAGAGACAGACCCGAGCGTCTGA
- the dapD gene encoding 2,3,4,5-tetrahydropyridine-2,6-dicarboxylate N-succinyltransferase, whose translation MSTSLFSLAFGVGTQNRQGTWLEVFYALPLLNPSAEIVAAVAPILGYTGGNQAITFNTDLASKLADALKSVDSVQAALLTRLAESHKPLVATLLAEDAALTSTPEAYLKLHLLSHRLVKPHGLSLAGVFPLLPNVAWTSQGAIDLGELAERQLEARLKGELLEVFSVDKFPKMTDYVVPAGVRIADTARVRLGAYIGEGTTVMHEGFVNFNGGTEGPGMIEGRVSAGVFVGKGSDLGGGCSTMGTLSGGGNIVIKVGEGCLIGANAGIGIPLGDRNTVEAGLYITAGTKVALLDEKNELVKVLKARDLAGQPDLLFRRNSQTGAVECKSHKSAIELNEALHAHN comes from the coding sequence ATGTCCACTTCCCTGTTCAGCCTGGCCTTCGGCGTTGGCACTCAAAACCGTCAAGGCACCTGGCTGGAAGTTTTCTACGCCCTGCCGCTGCTCAACCCGTCGGCTGAAATCGTCGCCGCCGTTGCGCCGATCCTCGGTTACACCGGTGGCAACCAGGCCATCACCTTCAACACTGACCTCGCCTCGAAGCTGGCTGACGCGTTGAAATCGGTGGACTCCGTACAGGCTGCGCTGCTGACCCGCCTGGCTGAAAGCCACAAGCCGCTGGTCGCCACATTGCTGGCCGAAGATGCCGCACTGACGTCCACGCCTGAGGCTTACCTCAAGCTGCATCTGCTGTCTCACCGTCTGGTCAAACCTCACGGCCTGAGCCTGGCGGGCGTATTCCCGTTGCTGCCGAACGTGGCATGGACCAGCCAAGGCGCCATCGACCTGGGCGAGCTGGCTGAACGTCAACTGGAAGCCCGTCTGAAAGGCGAGCTGCTGGAAGTGTTTTCCGTGGACAAATTCCCGAAAATGACCGACTACGTCGTGCCAGCCGGCGTGCGCATCGCTGATACGGCGCGCGTCCGTCTGGGCGCCTACATCGGTGAAGGCACCACCGTGATGCACGAAGGTTTCGTCAACTTCAACGGCGGCACCGAAGGCCCGGGCATGATCGAAGGCCGCGTGTCGGCTGGCGTATTCGTCGGCAAGGGTTCGGACCTGGGCGGCGGCTGCTCGACCATGGGCACCCTGTCAGGCGGCGGCAACATCGTGATCAAGGTCGGCGAAGGCTGCCTGATCGGTGCGAACGCCGGTATCGGCATTCCGTTGGGCGACCGCAACACCGTGGAAGCCGGTTTGTACATCACCGCAGGCACCAAGGTCGCCCTGCTGGATGAGAAGAACGAACTGGTCAAGGTGCTCAAAGCCCGTGATCTGGCCGGCCAACCTGACCTGCTGTTCCGTCGCAACTCGCAAACCGGCGCCGTGGAATGCAAATCCCACAAGTCGGCCATCGAGCTGAACGAAGCGCTGCACGCTCACAACTGA
- a CDS encoding aminotransferase class V-fold PLP-dependent enzyme, with translation MSLISPWRADFPALDALERQGQTYLDSAATAQKPQALIDALAHYYGNGAANVHRAQHLPGAMATQAFEDTRHKVAEWLHAGACGQVVFTHGATSAFNLLAYGLEHLFQAGDEIVISALEHHANLLPWQQLAKRRDLKLVVLPLTAQGVIDLDAARSLITSRTRLLAVSQLSNVLGTWQPVTALIALAKAHGAFAVIDGAQGVVHGRHDVQALDCDFYVFSSHKLYGPDGVGVLFGRHQALAQLRPWQFGGEMVLQADYHHATFRPAPLGFEAGTPPVSGVIGLGATLDYLNDVNHVAAAEHETRLHALLRAGLMLREGVQLVGEPEVALVSFVIDGVHNADLAHLLTEQGIAVRAGHHCAIPLIKSLGLSGAIRVSLGLYNDSDDLERFFNALDQALELLR, from the coding sequence ATGTCCCTCATTTCTCCCTGGCGCGCTGACTTCCCTGCCCTCGACGCCCTTGAACGGCAAGGCCAGACCTACCTGGACAGCGCCGCCACCGCACAAAAGCCTCAAGCCCTGATCGACGCACTGGCGCATTACTACGGCAATGGCGCCGCCAATGTGCACCGTGCGCAGCATCTGCCGGGTGCCATGGCGACTCAGGCGTTCGAGGACACTCGCCACAAAGTCGCCGAATGGCTGCATGCCGGTGCTTGCGGACAAGTCGTCTTCACCCACGGCGCGACCTCGGCGTTCAACCTGCTGGCCTACGGGCTGGAACACCTGTTTCAGGCCGGCGACGAGATCGTCATCAGCGCACTGGAACACCACGCCAACCTGCTGCCCTGGCAGCAACTGGCTAAACGCCGCGACCTGAAGCTGGTGGTGCTGCCGCTGACCGCACAGGGCGTGATCGATCTCGATGCCGCGCGCAGTCTCATCACTTCGCGGACACGCCTGCTCGCTGTCAGCCAGCTGTCCAACGTGCTGGGCACTTGGCAGCCAGTCACCGCGTTGATTGCGCTGGCGAAGGCTCATGGGGCATTCGCCGTGATCGACGGGGCTCAAGGTGTGGTCCACGGTCGCCACGACGTGCAGGCGCTGGACTGCGACTTTTACGTGTTTTCCAGCCACAAGCTGTACGGCCCTGACGGCGTCGGTGTGTTGTTCGGTCGGCATCAGGCCCTGGCGCAATTGCGGCCCTGGCAGTTCGGGGGTGAGATGGTGTTGCAGGCCGATTACCACCACGCCACCTTTCGCCCGGCCCCGCTGGGTTTCGAGGCCGGCACGCCGCCTGTTTCCGGCGTGATCGGGCTGGGCGCGACGCTGGACTACCTGAACGACGTCAACCACGTCGCAGCCGCCGAGCATGAGACGCGTCTGCACGCGCTGCTGCGTGCCGGGCTGATGCTGCGCGAGGGCGTGCAGCTTGTGGGCGAGCCGGAAGTGGCGCTGGTGAGCTTCGTGATCGACGGCGTGCACAATGCCGATCTGGCGCATCTACTGACCGAGCAGGGCATCGCCGTGCGTGCAGGCCATCATTGTGCGATTCCGTTGATCAAGAGCCTGGGCCTGTCCGGCGCCATTCGTGTATCGCTGGGGCTGTATAACGATTCCGACGACCTGGAGCGTTTTTTCAACGCACTGGATCAAGCACTGGAGTTGCTGCGATGA